The proteins below are encoded in one region of Campylobacter helveticus:
- a CDS encoding ATP-dependent Clp protease ATP-binding subunit, with protein sequence MANLQDFLTDSMLSNVESAVSLAIHSKNSEVVPLHLLWALAVDSSSLLSQICNKLNISKEALELEIKSQISTLATSSNVSKENIRFSNDFINSLENAKGLMSANGDNYLSVDTWLIAESSRSPIKELLAKFMDLNELKKELEFLRKGRKIESKSGDETLDSLNKFGIDLTEKALQNKLDPIIGREEEIERTMQILIRKSKNNPILLGEPGVGKTAIVEALAQRIVKKDVPTSLQNKRLIALDMSALIAGAKYRGEFEDRLKSVVDEVIKSENVILFIDEIHTIVGAGASEGSMDAANILKPALARGELHTIGATTLKEYRKYFEKDAALQRRFQPVSVNEPSVNEALAMLRGIKEKLEIHHNVSITDSALVAAAKLSKRYINDRFLPDKAIDLIDEAAAELKMQIESEPSSLRKVRKELETLEVEKEALKMEENEKNAKRLDEIAKELANLKEKQNALNAQFENEKAVFDSISLKKKEIDTLKSEATLAKNKGEFQKAAELEYGKIPSLEKEVSALEEKWQLLSQNGTLLKNKVDEDLVAGILSKWTGISVQKMLKSEKQKFLEVEKHLKESVIGQDEALNALAKAIKRNKAGLNEGSKPIGSFLFLGPTGVGKTQSAKALAKFLFDDEKAMIRFDMSEFMEKHSVSRLLGAPPGYIGHEEGGELTEAVRRKPYSVILFDEVEKAHKDVFNILLGILDDARATDSKGVSVDFKNTIIILTSNIASNAIMNLKGKEQEEAVKAELKSFFKPEFLNRLDDIITFNPLGQNEAYEIVKLLFKDLQKSLENKGLKATLSDEAAKLIAKEGFDPDFGARPLRRAIYDKIEDKLSDMILSDALSLNDEICIEAKDDEILIRKI encoded by the coding sequence ATGGCAAATTTACAAGATTTTCTCACAGATTCTATGCTTTCAAATGTCGAAAGTGCAGTGTCCTTAGCGATACATTCTAAAAATAGCGAGGTCGTGCCTCTACACCTTTTGTGGGCTTTAGCGGTAGATAGCTCTAGTTTGCTCAGTCAAATTTGTAATAAATTAAACATTTCAAAAGAAGCCCTAGAGCTTGAAATTAAAAGTCAAATTTCCACCCTAGCGACAAGTTCTAATGTCAGTAAAGAAAATATAAGATTTTCTAACGATTTTATTAACTCTTTAGAAAATGCTAAAGGCTTGATGAGTGCAAATGGTGATAATTATCTAAGTGTCGATACTTGGCTCATCGCAGAAAGCTCTCGCTCCCCTATCAAAGAGCTTTTGGCTAAATTTATGGATTTAAACGAGCTAAAAAAAGAGCTTGAATTTTTAAGAAAAGGGCGTAAGATAGAAAGCAAAAGCGGCGATGAAACGCTAGATTCTCTTAATAAATTTGGTATCGACCTGACCGAAAAGGCTCTTCAAAACAAGCTTGACCCCATTATAGGTCGCGAAGAAGAGATAGAAAGAACAATGCAAATTCTCATTAGAAAAAGTAAAAATAATCCTATCTTACTAGGTGAGCCAGGCGTTGGTAAAACAGCTATTGTGGAAGCCCTAGCACAAAGGATAGTGAAAAAAGATGTCCCCACTTCTTTACAAAATAAACGCCTCATCGCCCTTGATATGAGTGCCTTAATCGCAGGGGCAAAGTATAGAGGCGAATTTGAAGATAGGCTTAAAAGCGTGGTCGATGAAGTCATTAAAAGCGAAAATGTGATTTTATTTATCGATGAAATTCATACCATTGTTGGAGCAGGGGCGAGTGAGGGTAGTATGGACGCGGCAAACATCTTAAAACCAGCCCTAGCAAGAGGCGAACTTCACACCATAGGAGCGACTACGCTTAAAGAATACCGCAAGTATTTTGAAAAAGACGCCGCTTTGCAACGCCGTTTTCAGCCTGTAAGTGTGAATGAGCCAAGTGTCAATGAAGCCTTAGCGATGTTAAGGGGCATTAAAGAAAAGCTTGAAATTCATCATAATGTAAGCATTACAGACTCCGCCCTAGTCGCCGCCGCCAAGCTTTCTAAGCGTTATATTAATGATAGATTTTTACCCGATAAAGCCATTGATTTAATCGACGAAGCCGCCGCCGAGCTTAAAATGCAAATAGAAAGTGAGCCAAGCTCTTTAAGAAAGGTAAGAAAAGAGCTAGAAACCTTAGAAGTCGAAAAAGAAGCGCTTAAAATGGAAGAAAATGAAAAAAACGCCAAAAGATTAGACGAAATAGCCAAAGAACTTGCAAATTTAAAGGAAAAGCAAAACGCCCTAAACGCACAATTTGAAAACGAAAAAGCCGTTTTTGATAGCATAAGCTTAAAGAAAAAAGAAATCGACACCCTAAAAAGCGAAGCCACCCTCGCTAAAAACAAAGGCGAATTCCAAAAAGCCGCCGAGCTAGAATATGGCAAAATCCCAAGTCTAGAAAAAGAAGTTTCCGCTCTTGAAGAAAAATGGCAGCTTCTAAGCCAAAACGGCACTTTGCTTAAAAATAAAGTCGATGAAGACTTAGTCGCAGGAATTTTAAGTAAATGGACAGGCATTAGTGTGCAAAAAATGCTAAAAAGCGAAAAGCAAAAATTCCTAGAAGTCGAAAAGCACTTAAAAGAAAGCGTCATAGGACAAGATGAAGCCCTAAACGCCCTAGCAAAAGCCATAAAACGCAACAAAGCAGGGTTAAACGAGGGCAGCAAACCCATAGGAAGCTTTTTATTCTTAGGTCCTACAGGAGTGGGTAAAACGCAGTCCGCCAAAGCTTTAGCGAAGTTTTTATTTGACGATGAAAAGGCGATGATTCGTTTTGATATGAGTGAATTTATGGAAAAGCATAGCGTCTCCCGTCTTCTTGGTGCGCCTCCGGGCTACATAGGACACGAAGAGGGCGGAGAGCTTACTGAAGCCGTGAGAAGAAAGCCTTATAGTGTGATTTTATTTGACGAGGTGGAAAAGGCACACAAAGATGTTTTCAACATACTTTTAGGAATTTTAGATGACGCAAGGGCGACTGATAGCAAGGGCGTGAGTGTAGATTTTAAAAACACCATCATCATCTTAACCTCAAACATCGCCTCAAATGCCATTATGAATTTAAAAGGAAAAGAACAAGAAGAAGCGGTAAAAGCCGAGCTTAAAAGCTTTTTTAAGCCTGAATTTCTAAACCGCCTCGATGACATCATCACCTTTAACCCACTAGGGCAAAACGAGGCATATGAGATAGTGAAATTACTTTTCAAAGACTTGCAAAAAAGCCTAGAAAACAAAGGCTTAAAAGCGACTTTAAGCGATGAAGCCGCCAAACTCATCGCCAAAGAGGGCTTTGACCCTGACTTTGGAGCAAGACCTCTAAGAAGAGCCATATATGATAAGATAGAAGATAAATTAAGCGATATGATTTTAAGCGATGCGCTAAGCCTTAATGATGAAATTTGCATAGAGGCGAAAGATGATGAGATACTTATTCGCAAAATATAG
- a CDS encoding metal-sensing transcriptional repressor produces MDKHHHSAKHIKQISNRLAKTIGHLEAIKKMVENDKDCSEILIQLAAVKSAVNNTATAILKEHLSHCLIHALEDNNHKSLEDLNKAIDMFVK; encoded by the coding sequence ATGGATAAACATCATCACTCCGCCAAACACATCAAGCAAATTTCTAACCGCCTTGCCAAAACCATAGGGCATTTAGAGGCGATTAAAAAAATGGTAGAAAACGATAAAGATTGCAGTGAAATTTTAATCCAACTTGCCGCCGTAAAATCCGCCGTCAATAACACCGCCACCGCCATTTTAAAAGAGCATTTATCGCATTGCCTCATACACGCCTTAGAAGATAATAATCACAAAAGTTTAGAGGATTTAAATAAGGCTATTGATATGTTTGTAAAGTAA
- a CDS encoding type II asparaginase, with amino-acid sequence MVGASMAEAKPRVAILATGGTIAGSIDSAVATTGYTAGVVGVDVLIKAVPEIQNLAKIEGQQIANIDSSNMRDEIQLKLAKEINKLFASGVDGVVITHGTDTMEETAYFLNLTIKSDKPVVLVGAMRPSTAISADGPKNLYNAVALAADKNAKGKGVMVSMNDKIQSARGVVKTHSLNVDAFSSPDFGDLGYIVDGKVYFYNNVAKAHTKNAPFDVKNLKELPKVDILYSYSNDGSGVAAKALFENGTKGIVVAGSGAGSIHEAQKEVLKELLTKGLKVAVSSRVVAGRVAVSEADNKLGFISAEDLNPQKARILLMLALTKTNDVKKIQEYFLKY; translated from the coding sequence ATGGTAGGGGCGAGTATGGCAGAAGCTAAGCCTAGGGTTGCTATTTTAGCCACAGGTGGAACGATAGCTGGTTCTATCGATAGTGCGGTGGCTACGACAGGTTATACAGCTGGAGTTGTGGGTGTCGATGTGTTGATTAAGGCTGTGCCTGAAATTCAAAACTTAGCGAAAATTGAAGGGCAGCAAATCGCAAATATCGATAGCTCAAATATGCGTGATGAAATTCAGCTCAAACTTGCAAAAGAGATTAATAAGCTTTTTGCGAGTGGCGTTGATGGTGTGGTTATCACTCACGGCACAGATACTATGGAAGAGACTGCTTATTTCTTAAATTTAACTATCAAAAGCGATAAGCCTGTCGTTTTAGTCGGTGCTATGCGTCCTAGCACAGCCATAAGTGCTGATGGTCCTAAAAATCTTTACAACGCAGTCGCTTTAGCAGCTGATAAAAATGCTAAAGGCAAGGGTGTAATGGTTTCTATGAATGATAAAATTCAAAGTGCTAGAGGCGTGGTAAAAACACATTCTTTAAATGTCGATGCTTTCTCTTCGCCTGATTTTGGGGATTTAGGCTATATCGTTGATGGTAAAGTTTATTTTTATAACAATGTCGCAAAAGCACACACTAAAAACGCACCTTTTGATGTGAAAAATCTTAAAGAATTACCAAAAGTTGATATTCTTTATAGCTATTCAAATGACGGCAGTGGCGTAGCGGCTAAGGCTTTGTTTGAAAATGGCACAAAAGGTATAGTAGTCGCTGGAAGTGGTGCTGGTAGCATACACGAAGCACAAAAAGAAGTTTTAAAAGAGCTTTTAACTAAGGGGCTTAAAGTTGCTGTAAGCTCTCGTGTAGTCGCTGGTCGTGTGGCAGTGAGTGAAGCGGATAATAAGCTAGGTTTCATCAGTGCGGAGGATTTAAACCCACAAAAAGCTAGAATTTTGCTAATGTTAGCTTTAACTAAGACTAACGATGTTAAGAAAATTCAAGAGTATTTCTTAAAATACTAA
- a CDS encoding major outer membrane protein yields MKLVKLSLVAALAAGAFSVANATPLEEAIKDIDVSGVLRYRYRAGNIDDKDKAGLVNQSGLITDKQMHQYRAQINFNAAIADNFKAFVQLDYSAKDGGYGTLYGTNDQGNAVNDNESVTKEGLSVRQLYLTYTDEDFATSVIAGKQQLNTIWTDNGIDGLVGTGIKVVNNSFDGLTLAAFAVDSYNFDEQAGDITGLFTKKVAGAKFGLNSINVGNLYGGAAIGSYEALGGQLDSQLWGAYWDMVGAFYALDLAYGTTIFNDINWKLNAAYLGNYLDKTDIENGNFFGLRGTMEWNGFDASLGGLYYGDKDQATLTVIEDQGNLGHLLAGQEIFYTEGSHLNGDLGENTFGYLTAGYTFNEVLRLGADFVYGGTKTGNGAVGANSGAHGGEKMEAVARVDYKYSPKLSFQAWYSYLNVDQDKNGEGKKDTVRLQALYKF; encoded by the coding sequence ATGAAACTAGTTAAACTTAGTTTAGTTGCAGCTCTTGCTGCGGGTGCTTTCTCAGTGGCTAATGCTACTCCACTAGAAGAAGCGATTAAAGATATCGATGTATCAGGTGTTTTAAGATACCGCTATAGAGCTGGTAATATCGATGACAAAGATAAAGCTGGTCTTGTTAATCAGTCAGGTCTTATCACTGATAAGCAAATGCACCAATACAGAGCACAAATCAACTTCAACGCTGCGATTGCTGATAACTTCAAAGCTTTCGTTCAATTAGATTATAGTGCGAAAGATGGCGGTTATGGCACTCTCTATGGAACAAATGATCAAGGCAATGCCGTTAATGACAATGAAAGTGTAACAAAAGAAGGCTTAAGTGTTCGCCAACTTTACTTAACTTACACTGATGAAGACTTCGCAACTAGCGTTATCGCAGGTAAGCAGCAGCTTAACACTATCTGGACTGACAATGGCATCGATGGTCTTGTTGGCACAGGTATCAAAGTGGTTAATAACAGCTTTGACGGCTTAACTCTTGCAGCTTTTGCTGTGGATAGCTATAATTTTGATGAGCAAGCTGGAGATATAACAGGATTATTTACTAAGAAAGTTGCCGGTGCGAAATTCGGCTTAAATAGCATCAATGTGGGTAACCTTTATGGTGGTGCTGCTATCGGTTCTTACGAAGCTCTTGGCGGACAACTTGACTCTCAACTATGGGGTGCTTACTGGGATATGGTAGGTGCTTTTTATGCTTTAGATTTAGCTTATGGCACAACTATCTTCAACGACATCAACTGGAAACTTAATGCCGCTTATTTAGGAAACTACCTAGATAAAACTGATATTGAAAATGGTAACTTCTTTGGCTTAAGAGGCACTATGGAGTGGAATGGCTTTGACGCTAGCCTAGGTGGTTTATACTATGGTGATAAAGATCAAGCAACATTAACAGTAATCGAAGACCAAGGTAACTTAGGACATCTTCTTGCTGGTCAAGAAATTTTCTACACTGAAGGTTCACACCTAAATGGCGACCTTGGTGAAAATACTTTTGGTTACCTAACTGCTGGTTATACCTTCAATGAAGTATTGCGTTTAGGTGCAGATTTCGTTTATGGTGGAACTAAAACAGGTAATGGAGCAGTTGGAGCTAATTCTGGAGCTCACGGCGGTGAGAAAATGGAAGCCGTTGCAAGAGTAGATTATAAATACTCTCCAAAACTATCTTTCCAAGCTTGGTATTCTTACCTAAATGTTGATCAAGATAAAAATGGCGAAGGTAAAAAAGATACTGTAAGACTTCAAGCTCTTTACAAGTTCTAA
- a CDS encoding S41 family peptidase — MGTLILSFSLVNALYADNKAEEMQKRLEALEKLTKTLQIVEQYYVDEQNISDLVDKSLSGLLTNLDAHSSFLNEKDYDDMKMQMSGEFGGLGITVGMKDGALSVVSPIEGTPADKAGIKSGDIILKINNEATLGMNLNDAVDKMRGKPSTKITLTIFREGATKPFDVNLIREIIKVESVYSKKIENEEILYLRVTSFNKNIVEEARKELEKYPNNKGVILDLRNNPGGILNQAIGLTNLFVDKGVIVSQKGRNESENKDYKADPKNKISNSSLVVLVNGGSASASEIVSGALQDFKRAIIVGENTFGKGSVQQTIPLNKTEALKLTIARYYLPSGRTIQAVGVKPDIEVFPGKVPTKEDGFSIKESDLKQHLEGELEKLEKKEDKKDTKEDKNLITQKQIYEDAQLKAAIDSIKILNIKEGK, encoded by the coding sequence ATGGGAACATTAATTTTAAGCTTTAGTCTTGTAAATGCTTTGTATGCTGATAATAAAGCTGAAGAAATGCAAAAACGCCTTGAAGCCTTAGAGAAACTTACAAAAACGCTTCAAATCGTCGAGCAGTATTATGTCGATGAGCAAAATATTAGCGATTTGGTCGATAAATCACTCTCAGGACTTTTAACGAATTTGGACGCACATTCTTCTTTTTTAAATGAAAAAGATTATGATGATATGAAAATGCAAATGAGTGGCGAATTCGGCGGACTTGGCATCACTGTGGGGATGAAAGATGGGGCATTAAGTGTCGTTTCTCCCATAGAAGGCACCCCTGCGGATAAAGCGGGGATTAAATCAGGCGACATTATCCTTAAAATCAACAATGAAGCAACTTTAGGTATGAACTTAAATGATGCCGTAGATAAAATGCGTGGAAAGCCTAGCACCAAAATCACCCTAACCATTTTTAGAGAGGGGGCGACTAAGCCTTTTGATGTGAATTTGATAAGAGAAATCATAAAAGTCGAAAGTGTTTATAGTAAAAAAATAGAAAATGAAGAAATTTTATATCTTAGAGTTACAAGTTTTAATAAAAATATCGTTGAGGAAGCGAGAAAAGAGCTTGAAAAATATCCTAATAATAAGGGCGTGATTTTGGATTTAAGAAATAATCCGGGGGGGATACTTAACCAAGCCATTGGATTAACAAATTTATTTGTCGATAAGGGCGTTATCGTCTCTCAAAAAGGTAGAAATGAAAGCGAAAATAAAGACTATAAAGCCGACCCTAAAAACAAAATTTCCAACTCTTCTCTTGTCGTTTTGGTCAATGGCGGAAGTGCGAGTGCAAGTGAGATAGTCAGCGGAGCTTTGCAAGACTTTAAAAGGGCGATTATCGTGGGAGAAAATACCTTTGGTAAGGGTAGCGTGCAGCAAACCATACCGCTTAATAAAACTGAAGCCTTAAAGCTTACCATAGCAAGATACTATCTTCCAAGCGGACGCACCATCCAAGCTGTGGGTGTAAAGCCTGATATAGAGGTTTTTCCGGGAAAAGTCCCAACTAAAGAAGATGGCTTTAGCATTAAAGAGAGTGATTTAAAGCAGCATTTAGAGGGTGAGCTTGAGAAATTAGAGAAAAAAGAAGATAAAAAAGATACAAAAGAAGATAAAAACCTCATCACCCAAAAGCAAATTTATGAAGACGCACAGCTAAAGGCGGCGATTGATAGCATTAAAATTTTAAACATTAAAGAAGGAAAGTAA